In Clupea harengus chromosome 1, Ch_v2.0.2, whole genome shotgun sequence, one DNA window encodes the following:
- the atxn7l3a gene encoding ataxin-7-like protein 3 isoform X1: protein MKMEDMSLSGLDNTKLEALAQDIYSDLVDDACLGLCFDVHRAVKQGYFFLDDTDQESMKEFEIVDQPGVDIFGQVFNQWKNKECVCPNCNRSIAASRFAPHLEKCMGMGRNSSRIANRRIASSNNLNKSESDQEDNDDVNDNDWSYGSEKKAKKRRSEKNPNSPRRSKSLKHKNGEFNSSVSTDLYKYNYNTGISYETLGPEELRSLLTTQCGVVSEHTKKMCTRSHRCPQHTDEQRRAVRVFLLGPSASMLPDPDSVMESDGYDVSDGQVLMGRLQWDGSSDISPSDSASSKASTTNSDSKRTKKKKPSSLSLTVVGADRGEREDRGGREGGSGGVGSGSSSQSALGLPGRKKKPKLSAPLAPSIYDDLN from the exons atgaaaatggaGGATATGTCTCTGTCAGGCCTAGACAACACCAAGCTAGAG GCCTTGGCTCAGGACATATACTCAGACCTTGTTGACGATGCTTGCTTGGGGCTGTGCTTTGATGTGCACCGGGCCGTGAAACAAGGCTATTTCTTCCTGGATGACACTGACCAAGAAAGCATGAAGGAGTTTG AAATCGTGGACCAGCCAGGGGTGGACATCTTCGGCCAGGTGTTCAACCAGTGGAAGaacaaggagtgtgtgtgtcccaactGCAACCGAAGCATTGCTGCATCACGATTTGCTCCTCATCTTGAGAAGTGCATGGGAATGGGGAGGAATAGCAGCCGCATTGCAAACCGCAG GATAGCCAGCAGCAACAATTTAAATAAGTCAGAGAGTGACCAAGAAGATAATGATGACGTCAATGACAACGACTGGTCTTATGGCTCAGAGAAAAAAG CTAAGAAGAGAAGATCAGAAAAG AATCCCAATTCACCCAGAAGATCCAAATCATTAAAGCATAAAAATG GGGAGTTCAACAGTAGTGTCAGCACAGACCTGTACAAG TATAACTATAACACAGGCATCAGTTATGAAACTCTGGGTCCGGAGGAACTGAGATCTTTGCTGACTACG CAATGTGGGGTTGTGTCAGAGCACACCAAGAAAATGTGCACCAG GTCCCACCGGTGTCCCCAGCACACGGACGAACAGAGGAGGGCCGTCAGAGTGTTCCTCCTTGGGCCTTCTGC GTCCATGCTTCCTGACCCAGACTCGGTGATGGAGAGCGACGGCTATGACGTGTCTGACGGACAGGTGCTCATGGGTCGCCTTCAGTGGGACGGCTCCTCAGACATCTCCCCCTCAGATTCAGCCTCATCCAAAGCTA GTACTACAAACTCCGACTCAAAAaggacaaagaagaagaaaccgAGTTCTCTGTCCCTGACTGTTGTGggagcagacagaggagagagggaagacagaggaggaagggaaggtGGGAGTGGAGGAGTAGGAAGCGGTAGCAGTTCCCAGAGTGCACTTGGCCTCCCTGGCCGAAAGAAGAAGCCCAAACTCTCTGCACCTTTGGCTCCTAGTATCTACGACGACCTGAACTGA
- the asb16 gene encoding ankyrin repeat and SOCS box protein 16 isoform X1: MSSKEELKVSGSMSRETFVFSSASLRSLRLEQEMQDWEEARRELAHRRAMTRRPLPPALSTRPQPRPKTGKIQEVRAPPPQIRCRDPAVHNTFMCGDMAGIYAVLKEPGMVNALMETVQDEMLWAPEIGMWTLSTKTKQTSALRLAASRGHSSCVEELMFRGAEVDADPGGRTALHDACSDGHAVCVQLLLNNGADPDVLAEDGNSPLHLCNTADTYQCVELLVQSGADVNLSHRQSRLTPLHVAARRGLEEHVELLISHDADVAARNLEGETPLNAACSGAERASEAGRYLRVVQRLLEAGADPSKAGKKQHTPLHNACGNCSPRIARQLLQHGACADATNCFGYTPMDCLLQVVEDYPDQQPEDIARSLLNHGAQPPSPGMLKLCLLSPATLEVMINCYHVVPSCEDWIEEVPEELKMANQSFFESVQRMTGQPRSLQHLCRCSLRSYLGGKCHSAINNLTIPNCMRDYLLLYLEGEIR, from the exons ATGA GCTCAAAGGAAGAACTAAAGGTCTCGGGGTCCATGTCACGGGAAACGTTCGTCTTTTCATCTGCCTCCCTCCGCTCTCTCAGGCTGGAACAGGAGATGCAGGACTGGGAAGAGGCAAGGCGGGAGCTGGCCCACAGGCGAGCCATGACTCGGAGGCCACTGCCCCCTGCTCTCAGTACCAGACCCCAGCCCAGACCCAAGACCGGCAAGATTCAGGAGGTCAGGGCACCACCACCGCAGATCCGCTGCAGGGACCCAGCAGTCCACAACACATTCATGTGCGGAGACATGGCTGGCATCTACGCTGTTCTTAAGGAACCCGGCatggtgaatgcactgatggaGACTGTTCAGGATGAAATGTTGTGGGCACCAGAAATTG GCATGTGGACCCTTTCCACCAAGACCAAGCAGACATCTGCACTGCGCCTGGcagccagcagggggcactctagctgtgtggaggagctgaTGTTTCGTGGGGCCGAGGTGGATGCGGACCCTGGGGGTCGAACCGCACTTCATGACGCCTGCTCAGACGGCCATGCTGTCTGTGTCCAGCTGCTCCTCAACAATGGAGCAGACCCTGATGTGTTGGCAGAAGACGGCAACTCACCTCTTCATTTGTGCAACACTGCAGACACCTACCA GTGTGTGGAGCTGTTGGTGCAGAGTGGCGCAGATGTGAACCTCTCCCACCGCCAGAGCCGCCTCACCCCGCTGCATGTGGCAGCTCGTCGGGGTCTGGAGGAACATGTGGAGCTGCTGATCTCCCACGATGCCGATGTGGCTGCCCGGAACCTGGAGGGCGAGACCCCGCTCAACGCTGCCTGTTCTGGGGCGGAGAGGGCGTCTGAGGCCGGCCGGTACCTGCGCGTGGTCCAGCGGCTGCTGGAGGCCGGGGCTGACCCGAGCAAGGCCGGCAAGAAGCAGCACACGCCACTGCACAACGCCTGTGGCAACTGTAGCCCGCGTATCGCCCGACAGCTACTACAGCACGGGGCCTGTGCAGATGCCACCAACTGCTTTGGCTACACACCAATGGACTGCCTGCTGCAG GTGGTAGAGGACTACCCTGACCAGCAGCCTGAGGATATCGCTCGCAGCCTTCTCAACCATGGGGCCCAGCCACCGTCACCAGGG ATGCTGAAgctctgtctcctgtctccggCCACATTGGAAGTGATGATAAACTGCTACCATGTGGTCCCATCTTGTGAGGACTGGATAGAAGAGGTCCCCGAGGAACTCAAGATG gcaAATCAGTCCTTTTTTGAATCTGTGCAGAGAATGACAGGACAGCCTCGATCCTTACAACACCTGTGTCGCTGTTCTCTCCGGTCTTACTTGGGAGGAAAGTGTCACTCAGCTATAAACAACCTCACTATCCCCAACTGTATGAGAGACTACTTGTTACTATACCTGGAAGGAGAGATTCGATAG
- the atxn7l3a gene encoding ataxin-7-like protein 3 isoform X2 codes for MKMEDMSLSGLDNTKLEALAQDIYSDLVDDACLGLCFDVHRAVKQGYFFLDDTDQESMKEFEIVDQPGVDIFGQVFNQWKNKECVCPNCNRSIAASRFAPHLEKCMGMGRNSSRIANRRIASSNNLNKSESDQEDNDDVNDNDWSYGSEKKAKKRRSEKNPNSPRRSKSLKHKNVLGPKRHVVDQEQPCLLLRDNDTFPQ; via the exons atgaaaatggaGGATATGTCTCTGTCAGGCCTAGACAACACCAAGCTAGAG GCCTTGGCTCAGGACATATACTCAGACCTTGTTGACGATGCTTGCTTGGGGCTGTGCTTTGATGTGCACCGGGCCGTGAAACAAGGCTATTTCTTCCTGGATGACACTGACCAAGAAAGCATGAAGGAGTTTG AAATCGTGGACCAGCCAGGGGTGGACATCTTCGGCCAGGTGTTCAACCAGTGGAAGaacaaggagtgtgtgtgtcccaactGCAACCGAAGCATTGCTGCATCACGATTTGCTCCTCATCTTGAGAAGTGCATGGGAATGGGGAGGAATAGCAGCCGCATTGCAAACCGCAG GATAGCCAGCAGCAACAATTTAAATAAGTCAGAGAGTGACCAAGAAGATAATGATGACGTCAATGACAACGACTGGTCTTATGGCTCAGAGAAAAAAG CTAAGAAGAGAAGATCAGAAAAG AATCCCAATTCACCCAGAAGATCCAAATCATTAAAGCATAAAAATG TGCTTGGCCCAAAGCGACATGTTGTGGATCAGGAGCAGCCATGCTTGCTGTTAAGGGATAATGATACATTTCCTCAGTGA
- the tmub2 gene encoding transmembrane and ubiquitin-like domain-containing protein 2 — protein sequence MAVCALTVLDGVGEEATVLGSVVLLLVAIILAWLSTHVADRGDHILGTILTVGAHASLIGLGGHDSYAGGPSSTDVEEQPDPTSAPEEKPEEAENRAEEGEEDELLDIQRVRKKRRKVHRENEESREQMEGEEDEEYKEDEEEDDDEEEEEVDDESENITVRLKYLNDTEELAVLRPHDTVGLLKSKYFAGRERQIKLIWQGQLLQDPRRTLLSLNITHNSVLHCHVSQAPAQPEASGGPEESPRARAATGLSAGFRSASLALSSSSLVVPVFVVMLAVVWYFRIHYRQLFTAPATVSLVGVTVFFSFFIFGMHSR from the exons ATGGCGGTGTGTGCTCTGACCGTGCTGGACGGAGTTGGGGAGGAGGCAACGGTTCTTGGCAGCGTGGTTCTCTTGCTGGTGGCCATCATCCTCGCCTGGCTGTCCACACATGTGGCCGACCGCGGAGACCACATCCTGGGAACCATCCTCACGGTGGGTGCGCATGCCTCCCTCATCGGCCTGGGAGGCCATGACAGCTACGCGGGGGGCCCTTCCAGCACAGATGTGGAAGAGCAGCCTGATCCCACATCTGCTCCGGAGGAGAAGCCTGAAGAGGCGGAGAACAGAGccgaggagggagaggaggatgagctcCTGGATATccagagggtgagaaagaagaGGCGCAAGGTCCATAGGGAGAACGAGGAAAGCAGAgaacagatggagggagaagaggatgaggagtataaagaggatgaggaggaggatgatgacgaggaggaggaagaagtcGATGATGAATCAGAAAACATCACGGTGCGCTTGAagtatctgaatgatacagaaGAGTTGGCTGTGCTCAGGCCTCATGACACGGTTGGCCTGTTAAAGAG taAATACTTCGCTGGACGTGAGCGTCAGATCAAGCTCATCTGGCAGGGCCAGCTCCTGCAGGACCCACGGCgcaccctcctctccctcaacatcacacacaacagcGTGCTCCACTGCCACGTGTCCCAGGCGCCAGCCCAGCCCGAGGCCTCTGGAGGCCCAGAGGAGAGCCCCCGAGCAAGGGCCGCCAcggggctgagtgctggcttCCGCTCAGCCAGTCTGGCCCTGAGCTCCAGCAGCCTGGTGGTGCCCGTGTTCGTGGTGATGCTGGCCGTGGTGTGGTATTTCCGCATCCACTACCGGCAGCTCTTCACCGCGCCGGCCACTGTCTCTCTAGTGGGTGTCACCGTGTTCTTCAGCTTCTTCATCTTCGGAATGCACAGCCGGTGA
- the asb16 gene encoding ankyrin repeat and SOCS box protein 16 isoform X2: MSRETFVFSSASLRSLRLEQEMQDWEEARRELAHRRAMTRRPLPPALSTRPQPRPKTGKIQEVRAPPPQIRCRDPAVHNTFMCGDMAGIYAVLKEPGMVNALMETVQDEMLWAPEIGMWTLSTKTKQTSALRLAASRGHSSCVEELMFRGAEVDADPGGRTALHDACSDGHAVCVQLLLNNGADPDVLAEDGNSPLHLCNTADTYQCVELLVQSGADVNLSHRQSRLTPLHVAARRGLEEHVELLISHDADVAARNLEGETPLNAACSGAERASEAGRYLRVVQRLLEAGADPSKAGKKQHTPLHNACGNCSPRIARQLLQHGACADATNCFGYTPMDCLLQVVEDYPDQQPEDIARSLLNHGAQPPSPGMLKLCLLSPATLEVMINCYHVVPSCEDWIEEVPEELKMANQSFFESVQRMTGQPRSLQHLCRCSLRSYLGGKCHSAINNLTIPNCMRDYLLLYLEGEIR; encoded by the exons ATGTCACGGGAAACGTTCGTCTTTTCATCTGCCTCCCTCCGCTCTCTCAGGCTGGAACAGGAGATGCAGGACTGGGAAGAGGCAAGGCGGGAGCTGGCCCACAGGCGAGCCATGACTCGGAGGCCACTGCCCCCTGCTCTCAGTACCAGACCCCAGCCCAGACCCAAGACCGGCAAGATTCAGGAGGTCAGGGCACCACCACCGCAGATCCGCTGCAGGGACCCAGCAGTCCACAACACATTCATGTGCGGAGACATGGCTGGCATCTACGCTGTTCTTAAGGAACCCGGCatggtgaatgcactgatggaGACTGTTCAGGATGAAATGTTGTGGGCACCAGAAATTG GCATGTGGACCCTTTCCACCAAGACCAAGCAGACATCTGCACTGCGCCTGGcagccagcagggggcactctagctgtgtggaggagctgaTGTTTCGTGGGGCCGAGGTGGATGCGGACCCTGGGGGTCGAACCGCACTTCATGACGCCTGCTCAGACGGCCATGCTGTCTGTGTCCAGCTGCTCCTCAACAATGGAGCAGACCCTGATGTGTTGGCAGAAGACGGCAACTCACCTCTTCATTTGTGCAACACTGCAGACACCTACCA GTGTGTGGAGCTGTTGGTGCAGAGTGGCGCAGATGTGAACCTCTCCCACCGCCAGAGCCGCCTCACCCCGCTGCATGTGGCAGCTCGTCGGGGTCTGGAGGAACATGTGGAGCTGCTGATCTCCCACGATGCCGATGTGGCTGCCCGGAACCTGGAGGGCGAGACCCCGCTCAACGCTGCCTGTTCTGGGGCGGAGAGGGCGTCTGAGGCCGGCCGGTACCTGCGCGTGGTCCAGCGGCTGCTGGAGGCCGGGGCTGACCCGAGCAAGGCCGGCAAGAAGCAGCACACGCCACTGCACAACGCCTGTGGCAACTGTAGCCCGCGTATCGCCCGACAGCTACTACAGCACGGGGCCTGTGCAGATGCCACCAACTGCTTTGGCTACACACCAATGGACTGCCTGCTGCAG GTGGTAGAGGACTACCCTGACCAGCAGCCTGAGGATATCGCTCGCAGCCTTCTCAACCATGGGGCCCAGCCACCGTCACCAGGG ATGCTGAAgctctgtctcctgtctccggCCACATTGGAAGTGATGATAAACTGCTACCATGTGGTCCCATCTTGTGAGGACTGGATAGAAGAGGTCCCCGAGGAACTCAAGATG gcaAATCAGTCCTTTTTTGAATCTGTGCAGAGAATGACAGGACAGCCTCGATCCTTACAACACCTGTGTCGCTGTTCTCTCCGGTCTTACTTGGGAGGAAAGTGTCACTCAGCTATAAACAACCTCACTATCCCCAACTGTATGAGAGACTACTTGTTACTATACCTGGAAGGAGAGATTCGATAG